A portion of the Metasolibacillus fluoroglycofenilyticus genome contains these proteins:
- a CDS encoding WYL domain-containing protein — protein sequence MCQGFTALFCFYCTIFIFRPDNKIKIEIHCQERGLNMLKNHLWDSVTISPINDNMYLFEAYVNEKDLNFISSLLSKMGKHIKVVSPKPLIQRLINELEEISAMYQNS from the coding sequence TTGTGTCAAGGGTTTACAGCTCTTTTTTGTTTTTATTGCACTATTTTTATCTTTCGTCCTGATAATAAAATTAAAATAGAAATTCATTGTCAGGAGAGAGGTCTCAATATGCTAAAGAATCATCTTTGGGATAGTGTAACGATTTCTCCTATAAACGATAATATGTATCTCTTTGAAGCTTATGTGAATGAAAAGGATTTGAATTTTATTTCCTCTTTATTAAGTAAAATGGGTAAACATATTAAAGTAGTCTCACCAAAACCTTTAATACAGAGATTAATTAATGAGTTAGAGGAAATTTCAGCAATGTATCAGAATAGCTAG